In Trichomycterus rosablanca isolate fTriRos1 chromosome 2, fTriRos1.hap1, whole genome shotgun sequence, the genomic window CACCACATTGCCCGTATTTCAATGATtaaaaaacagctaaataatacaaatagtcAAAGCTCTTGGTTCTTTTCACACATAAAGGATGACATTATCGGGGCAGTGCATACCATCGGAGGAGTTCAGAGCTCGACAGGTGGGCTGAGGAGGGGGATGAACGGAGTCGCAGTCCTCTGAAGTGAGCTCGGCGATGTCATCCGACTGTGTATCGGATGTCTCCAGGTCGCTGCGAATGCTCTCTGGTTGAGCCAGCGTCACATCACCAAGCCCCTCCCTGAGCGAACCTCCTGACGCCAGTCCTAGTGACGAGCGGGATAAAACTCTGCCCTGCCGAGAGCTGCAGTCCTGGGGTTCTTCCGCAGAGCAGGGTGCCATGGCACAGGCATGGGGAGCCAGATCCTCCTCACTGGTTAAACACAGATGGCTGGGTTTGGTTTCTATGTCCACCTGAATCTCCATGTTTGTGCCTTCCCTGAAATTGCAAagaaatattatttacattaaaaaaggaGAGTCAAATGGAGACAGCAGTTTAGCACTAGTAGCAAGAAAAAATGATCTGCACTTGTGGTCTTAAAAAGGTCTTACCACACATCTTATTAGTTCTAAATAAGAAGTTTGTGGTATGGCTTCCTTAATTCTTGTTAGCATTTATAATACACTATAAGTTCTCTGTGCCCacataaacagggctagtttgatgGCACAAGAATcagacacatttatccaaaATAAAATCACTTTTATGCAAAGCCACTTACAACTGAACTGTTtccagtccaagcaattgaaggtaaGGGTCCTCCTCAATAGCCTAACACTGGTTACCTGGCAGatatggggcttaaaccagcaaccttctgattattggttcagtactttaaccgctgagctacaaaTGCCTCAAATTAAGCCATTCACTGCCTCCTTCACTCATTACAAAGTACATATAACAACATCTTTTGCCAAGGTCAGAAAGAAAACATTGTATTCTATGGGTAAATTATGAGGGCAGtattagcttagtggttaaggtcctggactactaatcagaaggtcactggttcaagccccactactgctaagttgccactgttgggcccctgagcaagacacTCAATGCTTAATTGCATGCATTgcatttggtcacaattgtaagtcgattTGTATGAATgtgtcagctaaatgctgtGCTTAAATGCATCCAAATCCAAAAACCACCAATAAAAATGATATAGACAGCCACTGTTATTGCAGGTTCCTTTAGCAGCATTATAATTGCTAGTTTGCTTGTTTGGCTAATAATGTCTTGTTTAATAAATCACTTTCAAGGCAGAAAAGGTATATGTATGGGATCTTTTTATTAGTTTAACAACTTCTGGCCTTAGATAGGAGTATTCAGTTTTGATTACAGAGAAAGTTGACTATCATTTTGCATTGTTCTGGTTGAGGATATCTCTCACTGAGTTAGTCATAGCTTGCCGCTGTCTTTCCCTATTATATTTAGGTCTTAGAGTGATTGGAGTTCGACAGAGGCTTCAGAGGGGGCCTGCTCTCACCTTACAGGTACGAGTGAGTCAAGTGTGTTTGATGCGTCACCTTGTGAATAATACTTGGTCTCTTCCTTTTTCTGGTAGGAGGGGGTGGGTGATCATTTAAATCAGGGCAGATTTCATACAGCTTTTTGTGGGTTAGCAAGTTCCACTTCGCTTGCCCCTGGTTTCGTATGTATGTTGTTATTAAAGTGGAGAATCTGTGGGTGGTCTAGGTgattaattgtttttgtttaaaggtATTATGAAAATGGAAAAATAACCTGTCTATGTCAACAGGAGTGTCACAACTGAACAGCAAAAAGCAAACACTTTCTTCTTTAGCAAGTGTTAACCTGTGTGGAGTGTGAGCTGAGCTCTGATTAactctgtggtgtgtgtgtgtgtttgtggatgtaTCACTAACATCCTCAGTTGAACTGTACTGGATTTGCAGTACTAATGCAGCTTGGCGGCTTTATAGAAATAAAGGTTCTAGATGGAGAAAGGATCTGCTCTGTAATAATTCTTCTAGCACAGTTTGTGCATACATACTGTATGGCTTAGTCAGCAAGAAAATAACATACAGCTTGTTCCTACTGGTGTATTTTAATTCAGTCATTTTCCTATGTTTTCTCTGATCCAGATGCAGATTTTGATAACCCAATCTTATTCATCCTGTGCGCAGTCTTTTGGGTTGATACATACTTTGAGCTTTGTGTGCTGTGCTGAGTATGCAGAAAAACTGCATGAAGCAATGCAGAGAACGAGTACAGTTGAACTGCGATGCTGGTGACCAACCGTTTCCAACCTTTTTGATCAGAGATGCTTCAACACGTACAATgtgaaatatatactgtataatgtaatattCAAATAAAAGGTTCTGTTTTCTATTTTTAGACATATTCTGTTGTTTCATTACAGGTGCTTAAATGTATTGCTGTGCCATTAGCAATAGGTATGGCTGAACATACGTACTTAATATTTAGGAGGAACACATACCATTGCCTATTTAGAGTACCTATCCTGCACCTAACTAATACTTTCTCTGTGTTAATATATCAATACAGATTAATTAAAAAGCAGGCTAAACTACCACCACTGGCTTTTAAAGACATTTGGATGATTTTGAGCATTGTTAAACACAATTCTgtaattgttataaagtttCCATAATGGCTGCAGGTAGAAAGGCACAAAAATGGAAAAGCTCCTTGTcaaactctatttatttatttatttatttattaggattttaacgtcatgttttacactttggttacattcatgacagaaacgatagttactcattacacaaggttcatcagttcacaggtttaaAGTCAAGCatagtcatgggcaattttgtatcttcaattcacctcacttgcatgtcgttggaatgtgggaggaaaccggagcacccatatgaaacccacacagacagaaaggacagaaaggacccagaccattccacctagggatcaaacccaggaccttctagctgtgaggcgacagtgctacccattgagccaccgtgccactctGTCAAACTCTATTATAGAAATCTTTGATACTTCAGGCATTAACCAGTGGTCCATAAAATGGGCTAGTGAACAAGCTAGGTGATTGTCATTCTGGTAAAAAGAGGCTGGAGTGACAGTGAAACAGGCAACATAACTTATTGAACTCAAGACTCACCATCTTCTTTCGTGAAAATGGCATTTAGGGTAaacaatgacatttttaaaagctTTGGGATTATAGATTAATTCATATTCCACTCTTAAAAAGAGCcagtttcatttaaaatgataaaatgacaAGGTGCTGTATCACGTTTTTGTTTCCAAAACTGACTAAATAATCTGAATTGTAAACTATCTGAATTTTGACACTGAGCAGTATAATTATATTCTTTGCTTCCACCAGTATTATAAAGCTCTACGTTTAAGGACAGCTACTAGATATGACACCAGTCTGACTCAAGGCTATGATGGCGAGGCAGACTAATGAGCAATGCTGAATCACACCCACCTATCTGGGATGGTGTAGGAGGAGGTAATGGATCCTGCCATGCCTCGAGTGCTTGCGCAATCACTGGCTGCTCCCAAGCTCCCTGTCTCTCTGCGAACGCCATCTTTTCCCATCTCTCCACCTTGAACGTCCATCCTGCAAAATCACCGAAGTCAAATTACTACATGTGATCCTATAATCATTTAGCTTCATCGTATCTGCActtgaaaataaaacacatctgTTGGGATATAATCAGTTAACCATACAGATGTTAGAGCACACCTGCTGAATTTGCCCGTGCATGCTCCCAAAGCACCTCCTGCTAGTGTGTTGAAGTTGGGGGTGTCACTGAGGCCCCCGGGGGCAACTGATAAACCCTCACTTGGTGAGGTCGTGCTTAGGCCACTAGCTGCTCCCTCCAGGCTGCTCTCACCAAGACTGGGGGACTTCAGTGCTCGCCACGCATCAGCAACTACAAGAGCAAAGAAAGAACCGAGAATTGTAAAAGAGTAGAGCacagaataataaaatgtatacttCTTATAGATTTACTTACCTGTGATAGGCCCCTCGTCTTCATCAAAGTCAATCCTGACACCTCGCCCCTTCCCTCTGCTGACTCCGCAACCCCCACCACGACACAGAGATATTGGCACCACGCCATACACATATGCCAACATGATTGGTACACCAATACCTAGGAGCAAAATGAATCACATATATGTTCTTACGGACAACTGCAGCACTGCAGGGTGTTTATGCACAGACGAGATATAACATGTTTGATAGTATTATTAACcccattttcttatttttacttttactacatttctAGAGCAACCTACCAACACTGACAGCAGCAATGACCGGAGCTGAGATGATTGACAGGGCCACACCACCCGTAACAGCCAGGTTTCTCTTGTGCTTAGATGCCTTCATTACCTCATAGTAGGCATAAATCTGTATGAACATAGAGTTTTGAATTAGATGTTAAACAAATGTACATACTTGAAACAGCttcaaaacattaaatgtaCATCATACAAGAAcaacacttatttattcattcttctttctttatttaattatgttattaaatgacattttgatCTTGAtaagggttgtggtgggtctggtgccacccagaaacactgggtccAAGGCTGGAATACATACTGAACAGTGGGTCATCAGTTTTCTTCTGTAACCGGTTTATCTAGGTTAGTCATGCTTTAAGTTACATATCTGCTATCctattttgttttctgtttgtcCCACTTATACACTTCAGATCATCatagtaaatattttttatatatatataattatatataattatatttttatattgaaaaTAGATaacacaaaatgttttttttttatatgattttatttactgaagaAAACAAGCTGTTCAGCCCTACCTGGCCCTATGTGAAAAGTAATTCCCTCAGTTACTAAATCAAACAGTTTCAATTTCATTTGACAACTTGGTTTAATTTCATTAGACACACCCAGGTATGATTACTGTCAGACCTGTTGTATCTAAACTTCACCTAAAAAGAACCTGTCTGAcaatgtgaagcaggctagaACATCTCTAAAACAGCACATGATGCCAGGTCCTAAAGAGATTCAAATAGACAGGCAAAACAAAACTATCAAAAATCTACCAGTCAGGGAAGACTTACAAAGCCTTCtctaaggctctgggactccagtgaACCACTGTAAGAGCCGTTATCCACAAATGAAGAAAATCTTCCCAACCTGGTGAACCTTCCCAAGAGTGGCCAGAAAAGAACCCAGGCACTAACTATCTCAGTTCATTTTAACGTACATAATtccactgtaaaaaatacaataagggcactcaggtggcgcagtgacTGTCTCGTcgattcaaatctcagctctgctactggcaggctgggcgcctaggTGAACAATGATTGAAATCCACCTCTGAGTGgctcaaaacaaacaaatgtttgtagggtggcacaaccagttagtTAGTTTTTCACATGAGTGATAAAGTTTTTGAATGAATTTATCTTCAGTAAATAGAATGATAATTTAAAAGCTGAATTATGTGTTTACTGTTGTCTTTatctaatattaaaattagtttaaatTCTAAAAACATAAGAAATTgggaaatacatttttaacactgtataatatataaaacaatcACCAGTAAAGacacatttcattattttatttgagcTTTCCTTTCAAAGGCAGGACTGACAATAGAACCGAAAATAACTTATAATATGAACATGTGAGTTCCTTTACATAGTAACTGATCTACAAGGAAATGAGCTCATTTTATTGAAGCAGTGTTTCAGGAAGCTGAACTATAAAATACAAGATTTGCATTTTTAATGGTACCTGGGAAATTCCTGTTAATGGGTATGGTAAAATTTTACAGCAGGGGAGCATGTGGATTATTAAAAGGAAGTGAGACTTCTTGGTTTTGCCATGCtgttaattttaatgttatgtctggggAAAAAAAGGGGATTTTTGTACCTactttttaatgaaaatgaaacgaTACTGTTTAAGGTATTTACTGTAATTGCTTTGATCTATAGTTTTAGGAAAAGACTGTCATACTTTTAGAGAAACACAAAGGAtggacacatttttattttaagcatCACATGGGTCATTTAATGCCTCAAAATGGGCTCCAGACTGACTCTAGGCACCATAAATCACACTGCAAAGAGATGTATTGGGTGTTTTACataatatcatttattattcaaaTGCTGCTCTAGTATTCCCAGAACTCcacaatggacagtgtgtgtcaCCAGCCGTGGCCCAACTGATACAATGTCTCACCTTACGTCCTACGTAAACAGGTATTCCGATGACCATGGCAGGCACAGCAATGCCAGCAATCAGAGTGATGCCCACCGGGGCTCCGATCAGAGTGCCCAGCTGCCACAGTATCTTCTTCTTTGGACTCCATGGCTTTTTTCCCCAGAATGTGCAACCTGATGGACTGAAAAGAAAAACGCAAACAAGCAAAGTGAGAGAAAATAAATAGAGAAGGAGGATTGAGGGGGTGGTAGTGCTTTAAAAGAAGCATGGATATACCTGAGGTAGTGCAGGTCAGAGATCTCCTTCATACACAGCCAGCAGAACTCACAACCACACACAGCGCAGGTCATGTGATTACAGCTACCATCATTCATCTTGATGATGTAGGCACCACATCGGGGACAGGGCTTGATGTCGTCAGCTGATTCAGAATTAAAAGTGTTAGAGCTGAAATACGCTGAAACGCTTTTACTCTTTTCACTTAATATATTTACACTACTGACGTCTAGGAAGGTCAGCTAAAGTGCCTGGGGCACTTTCTTAATGGCGTGCTCAGTGGACACAGAAACATTAAGCTCTCCGGAAATGGACTGGTAACCTTAAGATTGCCAGTGCTTTAAAGCAATTTTGGTTCTCACATCATCTGACAAATATTTGATCTTCTGTCTTTTCTCCTTTACTCCATTTAAACTGGTTTCAAGTGTGATTTCTATATTGCAGCAGCTGCCACAGATGagtttca contains:
- the rnf19b gene encoding E3 ubiquitin-protein ligase RNF19B; translated protein: MGSEKDSGSPHSSVSGIPNPKCRGKKQSRISFSSLFHSKRGSKKNKASVGTPLAQQHNQQQQQQQQLQLLQPPSPTAASPEPANADSAEPLSSSEASLGGQELLECPLCLVCQPRDQLTELLGCSHRSCLCCLRQYLRIEITESRVQLSCPECAERLAPRQVALILDDAALLEKYEEFLLRRCLASDPDCRWCPAPDCGFALIASGCASCPRLVCHREGCGAEFCYHCKQAWHPNQTCDSARQQRALSLRTHSTHSPSYTAEQGPTDDIKPCPRCGAYIIKMNDGSCNHMTCAVCGCEFCWLCMKEISDLHYLSPSGCTFWGKKPWSPKKKILWQLGTLIGAPVGITLIAGIAVPAMVIGIPVYVGRKIYAYYEVMKASKHKRNLAVTGGVALSIISAPVIAAVSVGIGVPIMLAYVYGVVPISLCRGGGCGVSRGKGRGVRIDFDEDEGPITVADAWRALKSPSLGESSLEGAASGLSTTSPSEGLSVAPGGLSDTPNFNTLAGGALGACTGKFSRMDVQGGEMGKDGVRRETGSLGAASDCASTRGMAGSITSSYTIPDREGTNMEIQVDIETKPSHLCLTSEEDLAPHACAMAPCSAEEPQDCSSRQGRVLSRSSLGLASGGSLREGLGDVTLAQPESIRSDLETSDTQSDDIAELTSEDCDSVHPPPQPTCRALNSSDGMHCPDNVILYV